In Gammaproteobacteria bacterium, the genomic window ATGTTATTCAAGGCGGTCAGTCATCAGTGACGGCGATGGCTGGGTCAACAGAAGAGTCGCAGTTCGCCACCGGCTAAAAGAATATGTCCGGGCGGGGCAGAAAACGGCTGAAACGCTCACTGGACTGTATCAACCACAAAACCGGTGACGGGGTAACCTGTCACCGGTTTTTCAGAAAAACTGGCTGGAGATCTGTAAATAGCTTGAGCATTGGTATGCTAAACCACTATCATTTACCCTTAAGGATTGAGGCAGATTTCTTTCTAATGAGACAATCGGGTACTACTGATGAGTGACAGTAAGGAAATTCAGCGTTCGGACGGCCTAGTCGTAGAAGAAGCCAAACCCAAGCTGAAGCGACCTCAGCTCTTTCGTGTAGTCCTGATCAATGATGACTACACACCCATGGAATTTGTTGTGATGGTATTGCAACGGTTTTTCCGACTCACTCATGATGACGCAGTTCAGATTATGCTTAATGTGCACACGAAGGGGTCGGGAGTATGTGGTGTTTACCCTTCCGAAATTGCTCAGACCAAGGTGCGTGAAGTGATGAATTTCGCCAAGGAGAATGAGCACCCACTGCAGTGTACGATGGAGCCGGAATAATGTTGTCCCGCGAACTCGAGCAATCTCTGAACCTCGCCATTCAGAAAGCCCGTGAAAACCGGCATGAGTACATCACGGTGGAACATCTGCTTTATGCTTTGCTGGATAACCCTCCAGCCATTCAGGCCATTCAGGCTTGCGGTGGCAGTATTGAGGGGCTGCGTAATGAGCTTGATAATTTCCTTGAACAATATATCCCACTACTGCCGAACGATAGTGATGAAGATTCTCAGCCGGGGTTAGGGTTCCAGCGCGTGATCCAGCGGGCGATCCTGCATGTTCAAGGTACGGGCAGGAAAGAGGTGACCGGCACCAATGTGCTTATCGCGATGTTTGCAGAAAAGGAGTCTCACGCAGTCTACTTTTTATCTCGCGAGGACGTCACTCGGTTCGACCTGGTCAACTATATATCCCATGGTATTTCCCGAGTCGGTGGGGAAAGCACCAGTTTGCCCCCACCCGCTGGCGTTGATCAGGACGAGGGG contains:
- the clpS gene encoding ATP-dependent Clp protease adapter ClpS, encoding MSDSKEIQRSDGLVVEEAKPKLKRPQLFRVVLINDDYTPMEFVVMVLQRFFRLTHDDAVQIMLNVHTKGSGVCGVYPSEIAQTKVREVMNFAKENEHPLQCTMEPE